The following is a genomic window from Mesotoga sp. UBA6090.
AGTAGAAGTTGAAGGTTTCTTGCTGCTATCAGCTGTCAAAGATTTCTTTGAATCAGTGCTGTAGTAGCCCCCACCCTTAAAAACAACTCCCACGCTGTTCAGCAGTTTCTTTAGATGGCCCCCGCATGCTGGGCAAACCGTAAGGGGTTCATCGGACATTTTCTGGAAGGCTTCGGTTTCTTCTCCACAGTCTTCACACTTATATCTGTAAAACGGCATGACGGTTCCTCCTTCGAATCAAATTCAATTTATCAACTGTATCTATTCTATTCCTCATCTGCCGAAGATGGAATCACACAGATAAATTTGAGGTCTCCCTTTCCCCTATTCTTGAACTGATGCTTCACTCCAGAGGGAACGAAAACGTAACTCCCAGCCGGAGCCGTTATCTCGCCCTGGTCAGTTACGACTCCAGCTTCACCGGCTACAATGAACACCTCGTGTTCCCATGGATGACTGTGGTGAGAGCTGTATCCGCCTTCTCCGACGGTGAACAACCTCATCACGAAGTTCGAGGCACCTTGTGCCTTTCCTATCAATACGCGCTTTGCAACGCTCTTCACATTTTCATTGTCGAAGAGCTGTGGCCTAACATCAAGCGCTTTGCCTATTAGAATTCTGTCTGACACTGTCATAGCGCCTCCTCTTTGAATCTGATCTTCTGTCGCAAGAGTACTTTCTCTCGCTATACTCGACCACGACTTTCCTGTATGGCTCTAAACCGATGGAATAGCTCTTCAAGTCCTCATACTGAGAGACTACCTCGTGAACCAGCCTGCGCTCGAAGGCAAACATGGGTTCCATAACTATCTTGCTCCTCTTAGATAGAGCGGACTTCGCCGCCCTGTGGGCTATCTCTTCTACCAGCCTCTTTCTTTCAAGCCTGTAATCACCGATGTCCACGGTGACATTGACTTTCGTCGGAGCCATTCTGTTTGCATAGATATTCAATATGTGCTGCAGCGCAGCCACGGTCTTTCCGTGTTTTCCGATAAGTCTTGCGACTTCCTCGCCTTCGATTCTCACTCTATAAGTTCTTCCTGAAAGCTTGATCTCGGAGAAGGTCTCTTCGTCGAAGTTTTTCAGGATTCCCTTCAGGAAGTCGTGAAGCTTTCTCTCCCAGTGTTTATCAAGCAAGGTTACTTCAATAACCGATTCTTTCGACCCGAAGATTCCGAAAAAGCCTTTTGAGCCTTTCTCTTTGACCGAAACTTCAATTTCATCATCATAAGCGTCAAGATCTGCCTGAGCTGATCTGATTGCTTCCTCGACTGTTTCGGCCCTGTATTCAACTGGCTTCATTTCGACTAACACCTCCTGAGCGTATCTCCATCTACTTCGCGGGTTTCTCCGGTAAACCGAGCATCTGCCTGAAAGTCAGTCCCTTTATTCCTTGGCGTGTGTAGACTACCCAGCTTATCAAGAGCTGCAGTACACTCTGGGTGGTCCAGTAAAGCAACAGTCCAGAGGGGAATGTGGCAAACAGTATCGGGAAGATGACCTGCATAATGACTCCTGATCTTGCCGATCTGGCATCCTGAGCCGTGAGTAACGAACTGAATACTCCTACGACCACTGTGATAATAATGAATGGTATGTTCTGCACGAAGTTTCCAACGGAAAGATCCTTCCATATGAGAAAACCCGGTGTATATGCCATCACTTCACTGAAATACCTTATAGCATTGTATAGAAGGATAAGGACTGGCAGCTGAAGAAGTATCGGAAGACATCCCGAGGCAGGATTGTAACCCTTTTCCTTGTAGAGAGCCATCATTGCTTCCTGCTGCTTTTTGGGATCCTTGTACTTCTTCTTGATTCTATCTACTTCCGGCTGCAGCATCCTCATCATAAGCATAGATTTAGTCTGGATATGATAAAGAGGATAGAGAATGAATCGAGTCACAATTGTGAAGAGAATCAGTGCCCAACCAAAATTTCCAGACCACTGATAGAGCCAGAAAAGGAAGTATACTATCCCGTGATAGATCCAGGAGAAGAAGGTCACTCCCCCGAAATCCTGAAGGTCCTTGACGATTGCATCATATTGTTGAGGAAGAGCCTGTTTTACGTGTATCAACCTCATCGGACCGGCAAATGACTCTAGAAGACCT
Proteins encoded in this region:
- a CDS encoding FmdB family zinc ribbon protein — encoded protein: MPFYRYKCEDCGEETEAFQKMSDEPLTVCPACGGHLKKLLNSVGVVFKGGGYYSTDSKKSLTADSSKKPSTSTSKSE
- a CDS encoding cupin domain-containing protein, producing the protein MSDRILIGKALDVRPQLFDNENVKSVAKRVLIGKAQGASNFVMRLFTVGEGGYSSHHSHPWEHEVFIVAGEAGVVTDQGEITAPAGSYVFVPSGVKHQFKNRGKGDLKFICVIPSSADEE
- the jag gene encoding RNA-binding cell elongation regulator Jag/EloR; this translates as MKPVEYRAETVEEAIRSAQADLDAYDDEIEVSVKEKGSKGFFGIFGSKESVIEVTLLDKHWERKLHDFLKGILKNFDEETFSEIKLSGRTYRVRIEGEEVARLIGKHGKTVAALQHILNIYANRMAPTKVNVTVDIGDYRLERKRLVEEIAHRAAKSALSKRSKIVMEPMFAFERRLVHEVVSQYEDLKSYSIGLEPYRKVVVEYSERKYSCDRRSDSKRRRYDSVRQNSNRQSA
- the yidC gene encoding YidC/Oxa1 family membrane protein insertase; this translates as GLLESFAGPMRLIHVKQALPQQYDAIVKDLQDFGGVTFFSWIYHGIVYFLFWLYQWSGNFGWALILFTIVTRFILYPLYHIQTKSMLMMRMLQPEVDRIKKKYKDPKKQQEAMMALYKEKGYNPASGCLPILLQLPVLILLYNAIRYFSEVMAYTPGFLIWKDLSVGNFVQNIPFIIITVVVGVFSSLLTAQDARSARSGVIMQVIFPILFATFPSGLLLYWTTQSVLQLLISWVVYTRQGIKGLTFRQMLGLPEKPAK